A portion of the Polaribacter cellanae genome contains these proteins:
- a CDS encoding TonB-dependent receptor plug domain-containing protein yields MKALRIFLFFFLSYSTYSQNGNFYGNVKFDNNEPAVSAFILLTGKDYYKETTSDLNGSFYFKNVPYGNYKIQFHTLNSKPKFVTFQLDSKRKKVDVLLNYVNNELDEVKIFSKTEETKKETKGFTVNVIKTKEASLRNIQTNELLNTTVGVKIRQNGGLGSEVNYSINGLSGNAVRIFIDGIPISTYGSSFSLNSIPPSMIKNIEVYKPELCNR; encoded by the coding sequence ATGAAAGCGTTAAGAATATTTCTCTTTTTCTTTTTATCCTATTCGACTTATAGTCAAAATGGAAATTTTTATGGAAATGTAAAATTTGACAACAATGAGCCTGCAGTTAGTGCATTCATTCTACTTACTGGTAAAGATTATTATAAAGAAACTACTAGCGATCTTAATGGAAGCTTTTATTTTAAAAATGTTCCTTATGGGAATTACAAAATTCAATTCCATACGCTAAACTCAAAACCTAAATTTGTAACATTTCAATTAGACTCCAAAAGAAAAAAAGTTGATGTATTACTAAATTATGTAAACAACGAGTTAGATGAAGTAAAAATATTTTCTAAGACAGAAGAAACAAAAAAAGAAACAAAAGGGTTTACAGTAAATGTTATAAAAACAAAAGAAGCTAGCCTAAGAAACATTCAAACAAATGAATTATTAAACACCACAGTTGGCGTAAAAATTCGTCAAAATGGTGGGTTAGGTTCAGAAGTTAATTACTCTATAAACGGTTTATCTGGAAATGCTGTACGCATTTTTATTGACGGCATTCCAATTTCTACATACGGTTCTTCTTTTAGTTTAAATAGCATTCCACCTTCAATGATTAAAAACATAGAAGTGTATAAACCTGAATTATGCAATAGATGA
- a CDS encoding succinate dehydrogenase/fumarate reductase iron-sulfur subunit, translated as MNLTLKIWRQKDASSKGQMVDYKVTEISEHMSFLEMMDVLNEQLVNSDEEPVAFDHDCREGICGMCSMYINGEAHGPDRGVTTCQLHMRMFKDGDTITIEPFRAAAFPVIKDLVVDRSSFDRIQHAGGYISVNTSGNTQDANSIPISKHAADTAMDAATCIGCGACVATCKNSSAMLFVGAKVSQYALLPQGQVEAADRVRNMVAQMDLEGFGNCTNTGACEVECPKGISLENIARMNRELMKASV; from the coding sequence ATGAATTTAACACTTAAGATTTGGAGACAAAAGGACGCAAGTTCAAAAGGTCAAATGGTAGATTATAAAGTGACTGAAATTTCAGAACATATGTCTTTTTTAGAAATGATGGATGTTTTAAATGAACAGTTAGTAAATTCTGATGAAGAGCCAGTTGCTTTCGATCACGATTGTAGAGAAGGAATTTGCGGCATGTGTTCTATGTACATAAATGGTGAAGCACATGGACCAGATAGAGGCGTTACCACTTGCCAATTACACATGAGAATGTTTAAAGATGGAGATACAATTACAATCGAACCATTTAGAGCTGCAGCTTTTCCAGTTATTAAAGATTTGGTTGTAGATAGAAGCTCTTTCGATAGAATACAACATGCAGGAGGTTATATTTCTGTAAACACATCTGGTAATACACAAGACGCAAACTCAATTCCTATTTCTAAACATGCAGCAGATACAGCAATGGATGCTGCCACTTGTATTGGTTGTGGAGCTTGTGTTGCAACCTGTAAAAACAGTTCTGCTATGTTATTTGTGGGTGCAAAAGTATCTCAATATGCTTTATTACCACAAGGACAAGTAGAAGCAGCAGACAGAGTTAGAAACATGGTTGCACAAATGGATTTAGAAGGTTTTGGAAACTGTACCAACACAGGTGCTTGTGAAGTAGAATGCCCAAAAGGAATTTCTTTAGAAAACATCGCAAGAATGAACAGAGAGTTGATGAAAGCTTCTGTTTAA
- a CDS encoding fumarate reductase/succinate dehydrogenase flavoprotein subunit translates to MALNSKVPKGPIKDKWTDYKNHINLVNPANKRHIDVIVVGTGLAGGSASATLAELGYNVKAFAYQDSPRRAHSIAAQGGINAAKNYQGDGDSTYRLFYDTVKGGDYRSREANVYRLAEVSANIIDQCVAQGVPFARDYGGLLDNRSFGGVLVSRTFYAKGQTGQQLLLGAYSAMNRQIARGKIEMFNRHEMLDVVVVDGKARGIIARDLITGEIERHAAHAVVIASGGYGNVYFLSTNAMGSNVTASWKIHKKGAYFANPCYTQIHPTCIPRSGDYQSKLTLMSESLRNDGRIWVPKKMEDVMAIREGRKKPTDLSEEERDYYLERRYPAFGNLVPRDVASRAAKERCDAGFGVNATGEAVYLDFKSAITRYGKEQAKIHNIENASDAKIYELGQKIVEAKYGNLFQMYEKIVDQDPYKTPMMIYPAVHYTMGGIWVDYNLMTTIPGCYAIGEANFSDHGANRLGASALMQGLADGYFVLPYTIGDYLANDIRTGKISTETPEFEAAEKEVSERINFFVNNKGTKSVDYFHKKLGKVMWDKAGMSRNGTGLKEAMEEIKAIREEFWKEVSVPGTASEMNPELEKAGRVADFLELGELFAKDALMREESCGGHFREESAELDGPQKGEAKRDDENFAFVAAWEYKGEPADAVLHKEELEFNDIELKQRSYK, encoded by the coding sequence ATGGCTTTAAATTCAAAAGTACCAAAGGGTCCAATTAAAGATAAATGGACAGATTATAAAAATCATATTAACTTAGTAAATCCCGCTAACAAACGTCATATAGATGTTATTGTTGTAGGTACAGGTTTGGCAGGTGGTTCTGCTTCTGCAACATTAGCAGAATTGGGCTATAATGTAAAAGCATTTGCATACCAAGATTCTCCAAGAAGAGCGCATTCGATTGCAGCACAAGGAGGAATTAATGCAGCAAAAAACTATCAAGGAGATGGAGACTCTACATACAGGTTGTTTTACGATACTGTAAAAGGTGGCGATTATCGTTCTCGCGAAGCAAACGTATATAGATTGGCAGAGGTTTCTGCAAATATTATAGACCAATGTGTGGCACAAGGTGTACCTTTTGCTCGTGATTATGGAGGTTTGTTAGACAATCGTTCTTTTGGTGGCGTTTTAGTTTCTAGAACTTTTTATGCGAAAGGACAAACAGGGCAACAGTTATTGTTAGGAGCTTATTCTGCAATGAACAGACAAATTGCTCGTGGAAAGATTGAAATGTTTAATCGTCACGAAATGTTAGATGTTGTTGTTGTAGATGGAAAAGCAAGAGGAATTATTGCAAGAGATTTAATAACGGGAGAAATAGAAAGACATGCTGCACACGCAGTTGTAATTGCCTCTGGTGGTTATGGAAACGTATATTTCTTATCTACAAATGCAATGGGTTCTAATGTAACAGCAAGTTGGAAAATACATAAAAAGGGAGCTTATTTTGCGAATCCTTGTTACACACAAATTCACCCAACATGTATTCCACGTTCTGGAGATTATCAATCGAAATTAACGTTAATGTCGGAATCTTTAAGAAACGATGGACGAATTTGGGTTCCAAAGAAGATGGAAGATGTAATGGCAATTAGAGAAGGTCGTAAAAAACCTACAGATTTGTCTGAAGAAGAAAGAGATTATTATTTAGAAAGAAGATATCCTGCATTTGGGAACTTAGTTCCAAGAGATGTGGCTTCTAGAGCAGCAAAAGAACGTTGTGATGCTGGTTTTGGAGTAAATGCAACAGGAGAAGCTGTGTATTTAGACTTTAAATCTGCAATTACTCGTTATGGAAAAGAGCAGGCGAAAATTCATAATATAGAAAATGCATCCGATGCAAAAATATACGAATTAGGTCAAAAAATAGTGGAGGCGAAATATGGAAACTTATTTCAGATGTACGAGAAAATTGTAGATCAAGACCCATACAAAACACCAATGATGATTTATCCAGCAGTACACTATACAATGGGTGGAATTTGGGTAGATTATAATTTAATGACCACAATACCTGGTTGTTACGCGATTGGAGAAGCAAACTTCTCTGATCATGGAGCAAACAGATTAGGAGCGTCTGCATTAATGCAAGGTTTGGCAGATGGGTATTTTGTATTGCCATATACGATTGGAGATTATTTAGCGAATGATATTCGTACAGGAAAAATATCAACAGAAACTCCAGAATTTGAAGCTGCAGAAAAAGAAGTTTCAGAAAGAATTAATTTTTTCGTGAATAATAAAGGAACAAAATCTGTAGATTACTTCCATAAGAAATTAGGAAAAGTAATGTGGGACAAAGCAGGAATGTCTAGAAATGGGACTGGTTTAAAAGAAGCTATGGAAGAAATTAAGGCAATTCGAGAAGAGTTTTGGAAAGAAGTTTCTGTTCCAGGAACCGCAAGCGAAATGAATCCTGAATTAGAAAAAGCAGGTCGTGTTGCAGATTTCCTAGAATTAGGAGAATTGTTTGCAAAAGACGCTTTAATGAGAGAAGAATCTTGTGGAGGGCATTTTAGAGAAGAATCTGCAGAATTAGACGGTCCACAAAAAGGTGAAGCAAAACGTGATGATGAGAACTTTGCATTTGTTGCTGCTTGGGAATATAAAGGAGAACCTGCAGACGCAGTTTTACACAAAGAAGAATTAGAGTTTAACGATATAGAATTGAAACAAAGAAGTTATAAATAA
- a CDS encoding succinate dehydrogenase cytochrome b subunit, translated as MGGFFKSSIGRKVAMALSAFFLMFFLLQHLTINILSVFSPDTFNEVSHFMGTNPVVQFALQPVLIFAVVFHFVMGFILEIRNNKARNVSYAKNNGAANSSWFSRNMILSGITILAFIVLHFIDFWFPEINTKFIQGDWSGTMAGVDGFRYYEELVHKFENPLRVGAYVLAFVFLGLHLAHGFAAAFQSMGASTIRKKNLQTFGKAYSIIVPAGFIFIAIYHHLNH; from the coding sequence ATGGGCGGATTTTTCAAATCTTCAATTGGAAGAAAAGTAGCAATGGCGCTTTCGGCGTTTTTCTTAATGTTCTTCTTACTTCAGCATTTAACAATTAACATTTTATCGGTTTTTAGTCCAGATACTTTTAACGAAGTTTCGCATTTTATGGGAACAAATCCTGTGGTTCAATTTGCATTGCAACCTGTTTTAATTTTTGCGGTTGTTTTTCACTTTGTAATGGGTTTTATCTTAGAAATAAGAAACAACAAGGCAAGAAACGTATCGTATGCTAAAAATAACGGTGCTGCAAATTCAAGCTGGTTCAGTAGAAACATGATTTTAAGCGGAATTACAATTTTAGCATTTATAGTTTTACACTTTATCGATTTTTGGTTTCCAGAAATCAATACAAAATTTATTCAAGGAGATTGGTCTGGAACCATGGCTGGTGTAGATGGATTTAGATATTATGAAGAATTGGTTCATAAATTCGAAAATCCACTAAGAGTAGGAGCTTACGTTCTTGCATTTGTCTTTTTAGGCTTGCATTTGGCACACGGTTTTGCTGCTGCTTTTCAATCTATGGGAGCTTCAACAATTCGCAAAAAAAACTTACAAACATTTGGTAAAGCATATTCAATTATAGTTCCAGCAGGATTTATATTTATTGCAATTTATCATCACTTAAACCATTAA
- a CDS encoding DUF6973 domain-containing protein, with translation MKKSLPIIFFTFVISTNAQSDFKRFFKLSGPIKTWVLFHPFKAKKSLKISMETNRVADSIRKTNLLDGDPAGGQVDAFRHAYWMARLRQELGKSSARSLGKAHERDNYITYKKRKLEDGVLPDEISSEMDLYNNEEGLKLIRKNSEVSKNGLIFRIVNAIHAGKMKIIKKDKNGNFLTCDGKIIPKESLKGKWKNNKCLISSKSINRLSNYLK, from the coding sequence ATGAAAAAAAGCTTACCAATAATTTTCTTCACATTCGTAATTTCTACAAACGCACAATCCGATTTTAAACGTTTTTTTAAACTCTCTGGCCCTATAAAAACATGGGTTCTATTTCATCCTTTTAAAGCGAAAAAATCTTTAAAAATCTCTATGGAAACAAACAGAGTTGCAGATTCCATAAGAAAAACAAATTTATTAGATGGAGATCCTGCAGGTGGGCAGGTAGATGCTTTTAGGCATGCCTATTGGATGGCTCGTTTGCGACAAGAATTAGGAAAGTCTTCTGCAAGATCTTTAGGAAAAGCACACGAAAGAGATAATTATATTACATATAAAAAACGAAAACTAGAAGATGGAGTGTTGCCAGATGAAATTTCATCGGAAATGGATTTGTACAATAACGAAGAAGGTTTAAAATTAATTAGAAAAAATAGCGAGGTTTCTAAAAACGGATTAATTTTTAGAATTGTAAATGCCATTCACGCAGGAAAAATGAAAATCATCAAAAAAGATAAAAATGGTAATTTTTTAACTTGCGATGGAAAAATAATTCCTAAAGAAAGTTTAAAAGGAAAATGGAAAAACAATAAATGTCTCATTTCTTCTAAGTCAATCAATCGATTGAGTAATTATTTAAAATAG
- a CDS encoding TPM domain-containing protein, which produces MKRRTNLFIFLFLVINLLNCKIIKNEEKTASNSSGVTLNSHDFENNDFPKNRREVNDYEAVFNVDEITILTKIIRDFERKTTNQIAIVSISSIGTYTDFDKYAIDLSNYWKVGQKNKDNGLTIVFSKKLRKIRISTGNGTEKILTDQICKAIINQIIIPEFKNGNYYEGVYKGLAELIAKWK; this is translated from the coding sequence ATGAAAAGAAGAACAAATTTGTTTATTTTTCTTTTTTTAGTTATTAACTTGTTAAACTGTAAGATAATTAAAAATGAAGAGAAAACAGCCTCGAATTCTTCGGGTGTTACTTTAAATTCCCATGATTTTGAAAATAATGATTTTCCAAAGAATAGACGTGAAGTAAACGACTATGAAGCTGTTTTTAATGTTGATGAAATAACAATATTAACAAAAATAATTCGAGATTTTGAAAGAAAAACAACAAATCAAATTGCAATTGTTTCGATTAGTTCCATTGGAACATATACAGATTTTGATAAATATGCGATTGATTTATCTAATTATTGGAAAGTTGGACAAAAAAATAAAGACAATGGCCTAACAATAGTTTTCAGTAAAAAATTAAGGAAAATAAGAATTTCAACAGGAAATGGAACTGAAAAAATACTAACAGACCAAATCTGCAAAGCTATTATTAATCAAATAATTATCCCAGAATTTAAAAACGGAAATTATTATGAAGGTGTTTATAAAGGATTGGCTGAATTAATTGCAAAATGGAAATAA
- a CDS encoding DUF2200 domain-containing protein → MKTTPEHNKRVAEMKFFSVWPHYVTKIEKKGRTIEELYQVIEWLTGFNEKKTQKLIDEKVTFKTFFERANLNPNAHLIKGVICGYRIEEIDNPLTQKARYLDKLIDELAKGRKMHKILREV, encoded by the coding sequence ATGAAAACAACACCAGAACACAACAAAAGAGTTGCAGAAATGAAGTTTTTTTCTGTTTGGCCACACTATGTAACAAAAATAGAAAAGAAAGGAAGAACAATTGAAGAATTGTACCAAGTTATAGAGTGGTTAACTGGTTTTAATGAGAAAAAAACACAAAAACTTATCGACGAAAAAGTTACTTTTAAAACATTTTTCGAAAGAGCCAACTTAAACCCCAATGCTCATTTAATAAAAGGAGTAATTTGTGGTTACAGAATAGAAGAAATAGACAATCCATTAACCCAAAAAGCTCGTTATTTAGATAAATTAATTGATGAATTAGCAAAAGGTAGAAAGATGCATAAAATTCTGAGAGAAGTTTAA
- a CDS encoding VPS10 domain-containing protein — MKTLFQFLILLFSATLFAQTPTNPSEIKQSLNQKANMMHASLVKNVAFTNIGPTVMSGRVADVSVNPKDPTEFYVGYASGGLWHTNNNGTTFTPVLDNSPTQNIGDIAVDWTSGTIWVGTGEKNSSRSSYAGIGILKSTDKGKTWQNVGLLDSHHISRILINPNNADEVIVGVIGHLYSSNAERGVFKTTDGGKTWTKTLFINQDTGIIDVAFAPENFNVMYAASWERERKAWNFDGNGNNSAIYKSTDAGTSWTKIADNAGFPTGDGVGRIGLAVFNKNTVYALHDSQFRRPKGKDKKPSDALTKEDFKTMSSADFLKLSDKKLNSYLKNNGFQEKYSAQNVKQMVRVGTVKPIDLASYLEDANAMLFDTQVIGAEVFKTRNGGKSWKKTHDNFLDGVYSSYGYYFGEIRVDLQDENAIYVLGVPIIKSKDGGKTFTSISRENVHSDHQALWVNPKKSGHILNGNDGGLNLSYDDGESWMKLNDPAVGQFYSVFADNQKNYKVYGGLQDNGVWVADNNVKINKGWQQSGHNPYESIMGGDGMQVQVDNRDANIVYTGYQFGNYFRINRKTGKNKYIQPKHTLGETPYRFNWQTPIHLSKHNQDILYLGGNKLHRSLNQGDNWETISGDLTTGGKKGNVAYGTLTSISESPFQFGLIYVGSDDGYINLTKNGGGNWTRISNNLPQNLWVSRVIASAHKKERVYATLNGYRFDDFATYVYMSNNYGQTWKSISSNIPTSPVNVIKEDSENENILYVGTDNGLYISFNQGNSWEAFSNNLPNVAVHDLVIQPTAKDLIVATHGRSLYKTNIANLQLINNKILGKSNHIFAINNIRKSGNWGRSWSQWRDAYTPEIAIPFYTNSSRKTTIDVYAGDVKVNSISTDANKGYNEAKFNVSFSKKGKRAYEREHKKAKLSAGQNGVFYLPKGKYIVKIGEAESKFEIK; from the coding sequence ATGAAAACTCTTTTTCAATTTTTAATACTGCTGTTTTCAGCAACATTATTTGCGCAAACACCAACAAACCCAAGCGAAATTAAGCAATCTTTAAACCAAAAAGCGAATATGATGCATGCTTCATTGGTTAAAAATGTAGCATTTACCAATATTGGACCCACTGTAATGAGTGGACGAGTTGCAGATGTTTCTGTAAATCCAAAAGACCCAACAGAATTTTATGTAGGTTATGCTTCTGGTGGCTTGTGGCACACAAACAATAACGGAACTACATTTACGCCAGTTTTAGACAATTCTCCAACACAAAATATTGGAGATATTGCTGTAGATTGGACTTCTGGAACAATTTGGGTAGGAACAGGAGAAAAAAACTCTTCGCGTTCTTCGTATGCAGGAATTGGAATATTAAAATCTACAGACAAAGGTAAAACGTGGCAAAATGTTGGTTTGTTAGATTCGCATCACATCAGTAGAATTCTTATCAACCCAAATAATGCAGATGAAGTAATTGTTGGAGTTATTGGACATTTATATTCATCAAATGCAGAAAGAGGAGTTTTTAAAACTACAGATGGAGGAAAAACATGGACAAAAACGCTTTTCATCAATCAAGATACAGGAATTATAGATGTAGCTTTTGCACCAGAAAATTTTAATGTAATGTATGCTGCTTCTTGGGAAAGAGAACGAAAAGCGTGGAATTTCGACGGAAATGGAAACAATTCAGCAATATATAAAAGCACAGATGCAGGAACATCTTGGACGAAGATTGCAGACAATGCTGGTTTTCCAACAGGAGATGGAGTGGGTAGAATTGGTTTGGCGGTTTTTAATAAAAATACAGTGTATGCTTTGCATGACAGTCAATTTAGAAGACCAAAAGGAAAAGACAAAAAACCTTCGGATGCTTTAACAAAAGAAGATTTTAAAACAATGTCTTCTGCAGATTTCTTAAAATTATCAGACAAAAAATTGAATTCTTATTTAAAAAATAATGGATTTCAAGAAAAATACAGCGCACAAAATGTAAAACAAATGGTAAGAGTAGGTACTGTAAAGCCTATAGATTTGGCAAGTTATTTAGAGGATGCAAATGCAATGTTGTTTGACACTCAAGTAATTGGTGCAGAAGTTTTTAAAACCAGAAATGGCGGAAAATCTTGGAAAAAAACACACGATAATTTTTTAGACGGAGTTTATAGTTCTTATGGTTATTATTTTGGAGAAATTAGAGTCGATTTACAAGACGAAAATGCCATTTACGTTTTAGGAGTGCCTATTATAAAATCGAAAGATGGAGGAAAAACCTTTACTTCCATCAGCAGAGAAAATGTACATTCAGATCATCAAGCATTATGGGTAAACCCTAAAAAATCGGGCCATATTTTAAACGGAAACGATGGTGGTTTAAACCTTTCTTATGATGATGGAGAAAGTTGGATGAAATTAAACGACCCAGCAGTTGGGCAATTTTATTCGGTATTTGCAGACAATCAAAAAAATTACAAAGTGTATGGAGGTTTGCAAGATAATGGAGTTTGGGTGGCAGATAATAACGTAAAGATTAATAAAGGTTGGCAACAATCTGGGCATAATCCTTATGAATCTATAATGGGTGGAGATGGTATGCAAGTGCAAGTCGATAACAGAGATGCAAATATTGTGTATACAGGTTATCAGTTTGGAAATTACTTTAGAATTAACAGAAAAACAGGTAAAAACAAATACATTCAACCAAAACATACGTTAGGCGAAACTCCTTACAGATTTAACTGGCAAACACCCATTCATTTATCAAAACACAATCAAGATATTTTATATTTAGGAGGCAATAAATTACATCGTTCTTTAAATCAAGGAGACAATTGGGAAACCATTTCAGGCGATTTAACAACTGGAGGAAAAAAAGGAAACGTGGCTTATGGAACCTTAACTTCAATTTCTGAAAGTCCGTTTCAATTTGGTTTAATCTATGTAGGTTCCGATGATGGATATATAAACCTAACCAAAAACGGAGGAGGCAATTGGACACGAATTTCTAATAATCTACCACAAAACTTATGGGTTTCTAGAGTTATAGCATCAGCACATAAAAAAGAACGCGTGTATGCAACTTTAAATGGGTACAGATTCGACGATTTTGCAACCTATGTGTATATGTCAAATAATTATGGACAAACTTGGAAAAGCATTAGCAGTAACATACCAACATCGCCAGTAAATGTGATTAAAGAAGATTCTGAAAACGAAAATATCTTGTATGTAGGAACAGATAATGGATTGTATATTTCTTTCAACCAAGGAAATTCTTGGGAAGCATTTAGTAATAATTTACCAAATGTTGCTGTGCACGATTTGGTGATTCAACCAACTGCAAAAGATTTAATTGTGGCAACCCATGGAAGAAGTTTGTATAAAACAAATATTGCGAATTTGCAATTAATAAATAATAAAATTTTAGGAAAATCGAACCATATTTTTGCGATAAATAATATCAGAAAAAGTGGAAATTGGGGGCGTTCTTGGAGCCAATGGAGAGATGCTTACACACCAGAAATTGCAATTCCGTTTTATACAAATTCATCAAGAAAAACTACAATTGATGTGTATGCTGGTGATGTAAAAGTAAATTCGATCTCTACAGACGCAAATAAAGGATATAACGAAGCAAAATTTAATGTTTCTTTCTCTAAAAAAGGAAAAAGAGCCTATGAAAGAGAACATAAAAAAGCGAAATTATCAGCAGGACAAAATGGAGTCTTCTATTTACCAAAAGGAAAATATATTGTAAAAATTGGCGAAGCAGAAAGTAAGTTTGAGATAAAATAA
- a CDS encoding DEAD/DEAH box helicase: MTFKDLGLSAALVKAVTEKGYNKPSPIQEKAIPYILEGKDILASAQTGTGKTAGFTLPVLQYLSETKHPKYRPLRALVLTPTRELAAQVYDNVREYSKYVNIKSAVVFGGVNAKPQIATLKNGVDILVATPGRLLDLHDRKVVSFKRVDVLILDEADRMLDMGFVRDINKIISFMPAKRQNLMFSATFSNDIKKLAATILRNPVSVETAAQNSTAKKVTHKVYKVDKKQKTELAIKLIKDNNWTQVLVFTRTKHGANKLTEKLIKAGISAAAIHGNKSQGARTKALKNFKDNSIKILVATDIAARGLDIPLLPHVINFELPNVPEDYVHRIGRTGRAGAAGEAISFVCSEEVEYQKEIEKILKEKLNSSILEGFEPTDTAPPKRAATQSKGSFGKKKKQRSSNGNLAKKRDSETSSARKRKPHFKGNKPAGATSGRGRTGAPKKKRN, from the coding sequence ATGACATTTAAAGATTTAGGTTTATCTGCAGCATTGGTAAAAGCAGTAACCGAAAAAGGATACAACAAACCATCACCTATACAAGAAAAAGCGATTCCGTATATTTTAGAAGGAAAAGATATTTTAGCTTCTGCGCAAACAGGAACTGGAAAAACAGCAGGTTTTACCTTGCCAGTTTTGCAATATTTATCGGAAACAAAACACCCAAAATACAGGCCTTTACGTGCCTTGGTTTTAACACCAACAAGAGAATTGGCAGCGCAAGTTTATGACAACGTAAGAGAATACAGCAAATATGTAAATATTAAATCTGCCGTAGTTTTTGGAGGCGTAAATGCAAAACCACAAATTGCAACATTAAAAAACGGCGTAGATATTTTAGTAGCAACTCCTGGAAGGTTGTTAGATTTACATGACAGAAAAGTAGTTTCTTTTAAACGTGTTGATGTTTTAATTTTGGATGAAGCAGACAGAATGTTAGACATGGGTTTTGTTAGAGATATTAACAAAATTATTAGTTTTATGCCTGCAAAGCGTCAGAATTTAATGTTTTCTGCTACTTTTTCGAACGATATTAAAAAATTAGCTGCTACTATTTTAAGAAACCCGGTTTCTGTAGAGACTGCTGCACAAAATTCAACGGCCAAAAAAGTAACGCACAAAGTTTATAAAGTTGATAAAAAACAAAAAACGGAATTAGCAATTAAGCTAATAAAAGATAATAATTGGACACAGGTTTTGGTTTTTACAAGAACAAAACATGGTGCGAATAAATTAACCGAAAAATTGATTAAAGCTGGCATTTCTGCAGCCGCGATTCATGGAAATAAGAGTCAAGGTGCAAGAACAAAGGCGTTAAAGAATTTTAAAGATAATTCTATAAAAATTTTAGTGGCTACAGATATTGCTGCTCGTGGTTTAGATATTCCGTTATTGCCTCACGTAATTAATTTCGAATTGCCAAACGTACCTGAAGATTATGTGCATAGAATTGGTAGAACAGGTAGAGCTGGTGCTGCTGGAGAAGCTATTTCTTTTGTGTGCAGTGAGGAGGTAGAATACCAAAAAGAGATTGAAAAAATATTAAAAGAGAAATTAAATTCTTCTATTTTAGAGGGTTTTGAACCTACAGATACTGCGCCTCCAAAAAGAGCGGCAACACAAAGCAAAGGTTCTTTTGGAAAGAAGAAAAAACAAAGATCTTCTAATGGAAATCTTGCTAAAAAAAGAGATTCTGAAACAAGTTCTGCACGAAAAAGAAAACCACATTTTAAAGGAAATAAACCTGCTGGTGCAACTTCTGGACGTGGTAGAACTGGTGCACCTAAAAAAAAGCGGAATTAA
- a CDS encoding SWIM zinc finger family protein, translated as MTEHNCDCPYDMEPVCKHVVAVIFYLQEDKLALKQPNAFKTKEEKNKVRYATS; from the coding sequence ATAACCGAACATAATTGCGATTGCCCTTATGATATGGAACCTGTTTGTAAACACGTAGTTGCTGTAATTTTTTATTTACAAGAAGATAAACTAGCATTAAAGCAACCTAATGCTTTTAAAACCAAGGAAGAAAAAAATAAAGTCCGTTATGCAACAAGTTAA